TGTGTGACAGCTCTACTTCACTGCCGTCCACCCTCGACACATGCGAGGTGAGCTCAGCTAAATAGGGATTGGTCCAGAATACCTTTTCTGTCATGGTAACGTCCTTTTGCCCAAAAAACAGACTACAATCAATACGATAAAACATGCACCTAATTTCATCATTTCGAGAATAAAACCCGATGTAATCACACAAGCTTAGCAATATCTGTTGCTTTTGCTGCGCACAGGCGTGAATGGAAAGTAGATAATATTGCAAAAGTGTTAAGTTGTTCGTTTTGGTTAATTAGTCGATAATCAGTTAATTATTCCAACCAAGATCAAATAATTAGAAATATCCACCATTTACTGGTTAAAGGGTTGCCACGTTATAGGGTATACGTTTATAACGGCGCCACACAGGAGAGATTAACTCTCCGGAACTTACTGTCAGCCAGGACTGAGTATGTCATTCGCCGCTACCACAATTTGTCTGTTGCACCGTTGCAAACAAGCGATTGCGTCTGATCGGCTCCTCCTGCTCTCTCTGGGTCTATTACACCGGAGCTGACAGGCCATTTTATTTTTCTGTCGGTCGAAGTTGCTGGCAGAGACGCCTCCACGCTCACTCAGCAGCCGCTTCCCATCCGACATGTTGAGGAAGAGTATGTTAAGTGCACGCAACATTGCCGCTTTGGGCTTTATGACCTTCGCCATGTATTTAGGCGCGGGCAACCTTATTTTCCCGCCATTTTTGGGCTATCAGGCCGGTGAACATCTGTTTCAGGGCATGGCTGGCTTTTTGCTGGCAGGCGTAGGTTTACCTGCCTTTGCTCTGGTCATCGTCGCGCTGGTCGGCGGCTCTGATAACCTGACTTCTGTACTGCCACGCCCGATTGCGACCACTTTCTGGATTCTGGTATTTATCGTAATTGGTCCGGCGTTCGTGGTACCTCGCGCCATTACCGTGGCTTACCAGTTCGGCATCAGCCCGTTCTTTGGTGACAGCGCCCTGATCCCGTTCTCTGTTCTGTTCTGTATCGCAGCGATTCTGTTCTCGCTCTATCCAGGCAAACTGATTGACACGCTGGGCAAATGGCTGACGCCGGCTCTGCTGGCGATTCTGGTTGTGATGTCTGTGGTCGCTCTGCTGTTCCCTGCCCATGAAATTGGCACGGCAACCGGCACGTACGTTAATAACGCGTTCTCTGAAGGTATCACACAGGGTTACATGACCATGGATGCTCTGGGTTCGATTGGCTTTGGCTGGGTTATCTTCCGCGCGATTCAAAGCATGGGCGTCAGCCAGCCGAAAGCGATTGCCAAATACACCCTGATTGCAGCCGGTATGTACGCGGTGGCGATGGCCTTAGTCTACATTGCGCTGGCCTACATCGGTGCAACCAGCGCTGGCGGTGCAACCACGTTCACCAACGGCGGCGATATTCTGACAGCCTTCACGACCATGCACTTTGGTGTGTTCGGTACGGTTCTGCTGGGCGCAGTCATGGTTCTGGCCTGTCTGACCACCATCATTGGTGTAACGACAGCCGGTAGTGAGTTCTACAGCAAAACGTTCCCGTCAGTCTCTTACCGTAACAGCGTGATTGTCAGCATGGTGATCGCTGCTCTGGTGGCTAACGTGGGCCTGGAACAGCTTCTGAAAATCACCCTGCCAGCGGTTGTGGCACTGCACCCAATCGCGATCGCACTGCTGCTGATTGCGCCGCTGAAGCGCTTCATTTCCGTATCCGGCGTTCTGGTGACCGTAGCCACTGCACTGATCTTTGGCAGCCTGGATGCATTGCACATCCTGGGCAGCATGCCTGAACAAGCGGACTCAACTCTGACCAAGTGGCTGCCGCTGTACAGCTACTACGCGGGTTGGATTGTCCCAACCATCGTCGTTCTCGCTGCGGCAATTCGCCTGCACAAATTCACTGCGCAGTCCCGCTTAGCAACAGAGCGTTGATTGCGATACTCACACAGGCTCAGTTATTCTGCTGAGCCTGTTCGTGATAGAAACAACAAAGCGCAAAGGAGCCTAATGGCTCCTTTGCGCAGATAAATAGTTTTACGTGTCAATATACTTAGCTAAACGGGACTCAATAACCTTCATAATAATCAATTAATATTTGATCATTATTTTTTATTTATAACGACCCACATCTATCAATCAAACAAATTGACTTCAAGTAAAGGTACAGGTGTTTCTACATTTTCTCTTTTAACATAGAAAGTGCATATGGGCGACGAGAAGCCAGCTCTAAACCTTTCTTCAACTGCTAGCTCGTCTTCACTATATAGTGAGATTTTCAAACCATTTCCGCTTCCAGGAACTTTTAGCTTAGGCCAGTTATTCGCAACACATGATGTCCAATCAGTTAATGATTCACCTTTTATAACACTAACTTCCTTAATTGACTCATCAAAAAAGTAGGATCCAACGAAGGGAGAATTTTTACCTAACCTTGCTTGCTCGTTTGCTTCTGATGATATGTAGTATGGCCATGGTGTGAGTCCCCAACACAAGGCTATTAAGCCTTCCGAAAATAGTTCGCTTGCTAGTTCAGTTGTCGTGAATTCTTTAATTAAATCGTTACCTGATTCGTGTTTCTTTAAATAATTATTTAATTTATCGATATCAGCCAACATAAATCCATACTCATGGTAAGTCTCATAAATAAGATGATCACCTTTATTAACTACTCTGCTTCTATTTTCAACAGAAAAAACAAGGTTAATATTGTATATTTCGGCTTCAACATAATTACCTTGTGAAGGGTCTTTCCCACTCAGGCACATAGGAATATCTGTATTCAAATATATTTTATAGTGATATTTACATCCCTTTACAAGACCAAGCTCAGAACCGGAAATAAAAATATTTTTAAATCTAAAAATATCATCACCACTAAAAATAAAAATACCTTCCTTTAAAGATTCAATACATTTTACACTTGCCAAAGATATATACTCTTCATTATCAATTAAGTACGCATTGGCTAAATGCTTTTTAAAACGTCTACCTGGATCAAATAGCTCACTTACTCTAAAAGTACTATCTAACGAAACTTTCGCTTCATAAAAAGTATCACTGGCTTCGTATATGTATCTGCTCGCTCTATTCATGGTCATGCCCACTATGTTTATCACTTGCCCAATCTATTGATTTTTCCATGCTTCTGATGGATTTACATCCTTTGCAATTAATTTACCTTTCGTACCGGCATCACTTATTTCATGCAAGTCTCAGCGGGAATTTTAAGATATTATGATACAAAATTGTCTTATAAACCATTGCGTTAAAAACAAATAGCAAAATGCAAGACC
This Vibrio ostreae DNA region includes the following protein-coding sequences:
- the brnQ gene encoding branched-chain amino acid transport system II carrier protein gives rise to the protein MLSARNIAALGFMTFAMYLGAGNLIFPPFLGYQAGEHLFQGMAGFLLAGVGLPAFALVIVALVGGSDNLTSVLPRPIATTFWILVFIVIGPAFVVPRAITVAYQFGISPFFGDSALIPFSVLFCIAAILFSLYPGKLIDTLGKWLTPALLAILVVMSVVALLFPAHEIGTATGTYVNNAFSEGITQGYMTMDALGSIGFGWVIFRAIQSMGVSQPKAIAKYTLIAAGMYAVAMALVYIALAYIGATSAGGATTFTNGGDILTAFTTMHFGVFGTVLLGAVMVLACLTTIIGVTTAGSEFYSKTFPSVSYRNSVIVSMVIAALVANVGLEQLLKITLPAVVALHPIAIALLLIAPLKRFISVSGVLVTVATALIFGSLDALHILGSMPEQADSTLTKWLPLYSYYAGWIVPTIVVLAAAIRLHKFTAQSRLATER